In Carassius carassius chromosome 7, fCarCar2.1, whole genome shotgun sequence, one genomic interval encodes:
- the gemin8 gene encoding gem-associated protein 8, with protein MASQGDGEVWYSHPVYTRYWQHYQQAMSWHQRHKRAYRKALEAGYFQTLYAMYPSAIQRYSDWHADESWRNTHRDRTTGREEERENETTDSDSELEEQSSDESQIECDVSNMDISEELRQYFAQTERHKQELKKQQQMEAEQQDSYVLADQDMHRVSWRSSLPPSERPGERRTAEMKKLYGKDAAKIQGMEAAMQLTFDRNCDKKQPKYWPVIPLNL; from the exons ATG GCTAGTCAAGGTGATGGAGAGGTGTGGTACTCGCATCCGGTTTACACCCGATACTGGCAGCACTACCAGCAGGCCATGAGCTGGCACCAGAGGCATAAGCGGGCATACAGAAAAGCTTTGGAGGCTGGCTACTTCCAGACACTGTATGCCATGTACCCCTCTGCCATCCAGCGATACTCGGATTGGCATGCAGACGAGAGCTGGAGGAACACTCACAGAGACAGAACGACAGGTAGAGAAGAAGAAAGGGAGAATGAGACCACTGATTCAGACAGTGAGCTGGAGGAGCAGAGTTCGGATGAGAGTCAGATCGAGTGTGACGTCAGTAACATGGACATCTCAGAAGAGCTGCGACAATACTTTGCCCAGACAGAGCGTCACAAGCAGGAACTCA AGAAACAACAGCAGATGGAGGCAGAGCAGCAGGACTCGTATGTTCTAGCTGACCAAGACATGCACAGAGTTTCCTGGCGCAGCAGCCTGCCTCCTTCAGAGCGTCCAGGAGAAAGGAGGACTGCGGAGATGAAGAAGCTGTATGGTAAAGATGCAGCAAAGATTCAGGGGATGGAAGCAGCCATGCAGCTCACCTTTGACCGCAACTGTGACAAAAAACAGCCCAAGTACTGGCCTGTTATACCACTAAATCTGTAG